The genomic region ggcagaaattattttatttagtctTCTATTCTAGTGTCAACTTTTGTTATcgatattatttaattttaattatgcATCAATTAAGTTAGTTGTTTTTCACTGAcaagttttttgttctttataaCAATGTTActaacttctgttttctttacccTTATTATAAGCCCCTCCTTGAAAAAGTAACGAAGTCCTAACTTTGGTATTTTAAATTGACCAGTGATTGCAAGAGAAACAGATTGTTGTGCCGTATTCATACTTGCCAACTGCTAGTGTGCTgtaacaaaaacccaaaaaacaaaaaaccccacgcAAACAAGTTACTGAGATCGTTTTGCCTTATGAGAACAAAAGCATCCCTCTGTCTAACTAAACCATTacctttgtctgtgtgtctgtcttgtgGTATCCGGAAAAGCAGTAGACGCTGTGTGCACAGATGACAGAGATGTCCAAAGGGAATCTGTTTTCCTGTGGTGAGGCTGGTTTGACTGTTTGATACTGTTTTTGGTTTCCTCACTTTGTTCTCAGCTGCTCCCCTCCTGGGTGCAAATTCCCACACACAGCCCACGCTGGACTTAAGCGTAACATCGGATCAAGCTATTATCCCAGGTTGGTTAACAACCCAGTGAGAAAGTGTTTATGAATAGACATGTCTGTTTATTGACATGGCATTTGCTTCACTAAAGCCTGCTTTGTATGAAACAATCCTTCATTTTCTTAACAGTATGGAATGTGAAAGGTGCTCTGCATTACACATTAAAATGCTACTTTATAAGGATTTTATTGACTGCGTAATGCTTTAATTACGGGGATTCATTCTGTTATTTTTGTGGTCTTGCAGGATGGTTGTGCATGATATAAATAAGCCATCTAtaggaagaaagaagaaaggttATCAACAGAACAGACAcaaagattaaaacaaacaaaatcacaacataaaACTTGATTAATACTTTCTGATCTTTAGATTCAAGAACCAAAATAaatttttcattcatatttcaACTAGTAagctcagttttctttttactgatAAGCTAAAATATCCTCAGTGGTTCATTAGTAAAGTCAAATATTCCCTCTCAAACATCCATACACTGTGTAGTTTCATCACCATCTAACAAAATATGTAGCAGCTCTCAGCCCCAGCCCATCCTCTGCCTCATAATCAGGATTTAAAGTAATCTTTGCCACAAAAAGCCTGATTAATTCTACCCTGCctacagtgtttgtgtctgtatgtgtgtggtgtctgctgtctgtgtgttttatagGTCCACCAGGGGCACCAAAGAATAATATTCAAAAGTCATACTTTGTAGCTTTAATTAACATTTGATGATTTCAACAactgttttgatttattttgccaaGGCAAGTCAAAGTTCATTTTTTAGCTTATATTTGAACCGTTTTttgactgtctgtctgtctgtcactttTCCCTTGCATTTAGGAAACATACATTGTCTTCCATGTTTAAATAATCTCACACCGATGACAtccattaaaataattttaaaaaaagcattcacATCAAACTTATGTACagttgctttgtttctttttatttagttCTTTATGTCTCCAATGTACAGTAGTGTTATTAGaagataaaatgacaaaaaggcacaaattcacaataaaagaaagaaaaacaggagacGAGTTAAcaggagtgagagagagagagaaagtaagagagagaaagagagatttaacgatttaaaaacagtttgggATTATTATGGAATCATTTGGTTTCATACTCTGATTATAAATCGAGGAATCTAACAACAGATAACTATGAGATTGTCTCTGTTAAACCACGTTCTCTCACAAGTTTGTAGGttcagacttttaaaaacatcagtaTCTGTTCTCAAACAACCACATATTTTTGTCCTTTCTCATGTGTAGCTTTAAGCTCCAACACTCCAGCACCCAGTTGAAGCTGCTCCGAAATGTAGAATAATTTCCCCTCGATTCCCCCACTGCTAACCACAGGAGGGCAAAGTCTAACTCGTGCCCCGGCGTCACGAAGGGCCGACGCCATCAGCTAATTATGTGGATCAATGAAGTGACCCAAGCTGCCGTTCCTTTGCAGAGAGAAGTCAGTGTAGTTCAGAGACTGACAACAGAGGTACAACATTcagaacaaaaatatatatttatacactgTCCTGCCAATGAGATGTGGTACCTGTGAGGGAATAATGAAAGACAGGAAATAGTAAACAGgctcttttcttattttttcctccaaatGTGAAGTGCTGCTTCACTTGAGCAGCCTAAACATCTATAACAATATGTAAGAATGCCTTTTTATGACTACAGTTGACAATATTCCTCAAAATGTCTTACCACTACTAAATTCAGCAACTAGAACTCAACATTTTCTGATCCTGTGGCCAGCGTGGGGTGTGTAATGCTGAGTAGATAGCGATTAATTAAGAGGATCAAGTGTTAAGAGGTGTGCTGTAGGCTTTGGCAGGACAGtctgatctatatatatgtgttCATCTACAATAATTTATTTACTATTTACAAAGTCAGTACATACAGTACATCCACAAACCTCCATGAATCAGTTGGTAGCCCCATCACAGACACTGAGTGAGACACTTGATGGACACAGAGGTGCAGGGATTGAATATCCAGGGCCAGTGTTttggagtcaaagaggaggcaACAGAAAAATGTTTGCCACGATGGCCTTATTCAAGTAATCTGGCATATGCAAACATAAAAAGATCAAACATTATCCTTTTAAAATTTATAGTTCACAAGGTTGATAATGATCCTCAGAACAGTCCCTTTTAATAATTCATCAGTAATGTGTGTGCACATTAGATTAGGCTCAAAGACAATGCTCAAATGTCTGTCAATCATTTACCTTTCTTGTTAATTAGGGTTAGGGCTGAGCCAATTCAGCTCCACGTTTCCCTGTAAACTGAAAACCTGAATCTAACCAGATTCAGCGTAATAGTCCTTTAGATTAATGTAGCTTAACATGAGAGTAACTTCTGGAAGTCTTCCAGAaaacttttgcatttttaagaATTTCTGCAAATAACTTATCCTAATTAAAGAGTCAATGGAAGAAATAATTCTTGCAATGCTTGGGACAGACGTCATTTTGACTGATGACAGTACTTGATCGATACCATGTTTATTTAGTAATTGCAAATGAAAAACCCAATAGTGAAATTGATATTTATACTACAAAATTCAGTAAGTATGCATTATTGTACTTTAGTAATGATTGTgcataaactacaaaaaataggctttatttatctatttttttaaagtttctaaATTATTTTACATGAACTAATATTAGCTTGTTAGTGCAAAATGTCCATAATCATTTTCTTGTCTCGTTACCTGTTGCTTTCTCTTTAAGCTTTCCATACTGTTAAAACATGTGCAGGATGTGAAGTAGATGACAGGACGGAAGGAAGGCAAAGGAGGCCAAACAAACACcagcaagaagaaaaacaaaatagtgCCCGCTGTAGCTTAATTTGTTCCTTGTTTGTAACTAGGATCAACTTTCTACAAAGACACTCACTACCCTGcatgacacattcacactcatgcATACACCCAGAAAAATCccctccaaaacaaaacacaaatttaaataGCAACCTTTAGATCCCACAAGAGAAATCAACCCATGCAAAGACAATAAACATGGAATTTAATGATGAGTAAGCAACTTGAGCCCTCTTGAGTTGAGGCGCTCCAGTTTACTAAAACTGCAATGACCAAGGAGAGACCAGTGTGTCATGATAGTTATTGCTATTGCTGGATAACACCATTTATCCACTGAAGATGACACAACGGATGACAAGGCAAGACCTGATGCAGAATGACAGCACAGGTCACCaacagaagaataaaaaaagacacaggCCTACACTTGTTTATGACTGTTCCAGTTGTCTGctctatattttttattttgcagggTGACACATTTTACCAGCACCCCTCTCAGCTTTTGCTCTCTCTGTATTTCTATTTATATGCATTACTCTATACTTATTCAGACACAATCTTCAATTACGGCAATTTCGAGCACCCCGAACAGCCAAATGAAACTGGGGAGGATCTGCTGAAAGAGGCATGAAAAATACAGCTGAAAAACTTGGTGACCTAGCAAtgttacaaagacacacaccaCTAAGCCCTgccacaaccacacacacacacacacacatatatatatatatatatatatatatgcaaacacacattcacaaagcagcagaaaagCTAATGAACTTGTCAACATCTTTACGGGGGCAAAAATCGTATCTGTTAGGTCAGATTTATAGCAGAGATAACACAAAACTCTTAGCACAATCCCAACCTTGCAGCTGGGATTTGTAGATTTGCAAATCGATTTCAATAAGAAAGGGAAACACTGCAtgacacaaatggagaaaaggagatacaatgacaaaaaaagaagaaattaaagGATCAAACAAGCAACACAGCACTGAGCATACAGCTTGGCTTgatctggaaaaaaataaacatccacTCAGAAAATGTActgaatcattttaaaaatcttgtttttttttaatatatatatatatatatatgtatatacacatatatatgtacttCAGTACAATTATTCAACTCTCCGATATACTTTATATATACACTACTGGGATATcctaaatagaaataaatcctAAATTGCAGAGATAAATGACACTATTCTCTGTAGTTTAGAACAATTTAGACAGAAAGAGAGGACTGACTGACAAGATCTATAATTTTGCTACTGGAGGCCTCAGAGCAATTAACATGGGGACACTAgatcaaaaaaagaaaccaaaagtaCAGATGAGTGTGAGAGGAGGGAAGGACGGAGAACATCAGCTGAAAACTGGAAGTTTACTGGGTCCAGGTCCCTGAAACCAAATTGGACTGCAAGAGGTGGGCTTTGGACCGGCCGGTCGGATGTTGCGTCAGTTGAGACAAAAGGAGGATGTGAATCCGCTGGTGTCTGGATATTCTGATCTAAAAgagaagacagaaagacagtCATCACTTACATTGTCTGCTTTTTTTAATTGCCtaaaaaacaattaatttcCTTGAtttgcagaggtgggaccaagtcattgttttgcaagtctcaagtaagtctcaagtctttatcctcaagtcacaagtcaagtctcaagtaatgtcaggcaagtcagagtcaagtctcaagtcactggtgtaaaagtccgagtaaagtcacaagtctgaaactttgaatttcaagtccttttgagtctttaaaaaaaaaaagaagttgttccatctctgtctgtGATTCTGTGATTCTCTTCTTGCATGTTTTGCATATTGCATTTCGGTTTTGTGTTGACTACTTCATAATTTATGTAcctgaaaaaaaataactccttgcagcatttttgagcgtttttttttccttcttaaaaaaaatctggttaatTTGATTGGCTGTGCTACAGCTCATGCACACATACGTATGGAGTGTggtttgaataaatgaatgaatgaactgaattaaTGGCGCACACTTTCTACATAATATGCGTGTTAAATTTtagatttggggtgaaatatcaagccttttcaagtaaaccggttcaagtccaattcaagtcccaggtcactggtgtaaaagtccaagtcaagtcacaagtcttagaacattttttcaagtcaagtctaaagtcataaaagtaatgactcgagtctgactcaagtccaagtcatgtgactggagtccacacctctgctttaTTGTTTATTGCATGCTAAAATAAATTGCATGCAGTTAGTGGCATGCTAAAAGCATACTATTTAGTTAGCATGtaactaaatatatatgtaaatttaGTTGGATGCTTTTCTCAAATGTACTCAGAATTCAAGCGTGCCTGCTCTTGTGAACCTCATTTCCAGCAACAACATGCATGTGAACTAGCCGATAATCAGAGTGAAGAATTTAGCAACAAAAAAGCCTGTTAAATGTGTTAATTGGCGACTTATTAAGGTCACATTCTGCTGTTTTAGATTCAATAATCCAACATTTGTGATCCCTAATAACCATATAACTTCATTCACTGGCTGCAATTTCTTGTTACTTATACACTGTAACTGATATCTGAGATCATTTAAAGGGCTCTTGGACACTAAGGTTTAGCTTAAAACAAGACAAAGGTTTTGCTAATTGATTAATTTCTTAACtacggaagaaaaaaaacactgaggtTTCTGGTCAAACAACGCAAACAATTTGAACACATCACCTTGGATTTGGGAAATTACAATGAGCAGCTagactggggaaaaaaattcaGTATTCCAATTAACATGTCATGGCACTAATTTACAATCACACAAAGGACAAAAATAACTTCACCTGATGAGCAGCAGCATTCACGGTCCAATACAGCCTCAGTCCTCTAGAGCGACCATCCCTTTCACAGGGTCCTTCACTCTCATctgacaaaagagaaaaatcacacaataaatttttaattgtttgctTTAGTGTCTAGTAATCACAACATTTCAAGGCAACGAAATATGTGTGTGAAATACGCAGAAGTTGAGCTGCTGCATATGAAAGAACTGCATCTTCCAAGCAGACAGAAGTAGTATAATAAAGTATGTCTGTCTGCTCcacagctgtctgtgtgtgtgtctgcaaagGACTACAATCATAGCCTTACTTATAACAAGGTGTTTACATGGTGTTGGCTTCATCAAACTGTGGCATGGCCTTGACCTGGTCTGTACTAAGTGTTAAATAGCAGGGAATAAGCACTTTTAAGACTGAGGTCATGGTTTTCAGCCTGAAAAGATTGGGTTTCCTGTTCTAGATTGGGATTAAGGTGTCATCTTAAGTGGAGGGGTTCAAGTACCTCTTGGGCTTGTTCATGAGTGAGACAGAATGACAGGCAAATCTGGTACAGCACCAGTACAACAGctgagtgctgtacaggtctgTTGTTTTGATGACGGATGCAAAGCTACATATCTACTGGTTGATCCTGGTCAAAAGAATAATACACAAGCAGCATAAACTAGCTTGCTTTAAGGGGTGTCTGTGATCATCCTATGAGAGGGACTAAGAGAGACTACATGTAGAGGAACTCTACATCGAAAAGAGACAGTCAAGGTCTTTTCCCAATTAGAAGAAAACTGTGCAGCAGACCCAGAACACGCCAGATCGACCATGTCTCATGGCTGCCCTAAGAACGCTTCTGTGTCCCCACAGAAGAATTGCAGGAGGTGATAGGGGAAAACGAACTGTTGGTATGTGGtagaaaacattaaaagatACACTGTATCAAGTTCAATTTAATCTTGCCTGGCTTACCTCATCCAGCTCCCTACGTGTCTGCTCCTCCATGCGACGTATGTCTTCCATGTTCAGTTCAATCCATTTGTCAATCCAGCAGAACAGCTGGCGGTGAAAATTAGTGAACAAACGCTTCtcttgctgtgagacaacagaaacaataaagagaaaagTTATGGATTAGTTAAAGGAGCTGGATTTCTTAACGTAAGAGATGTGTAATTTCATCCTGTTTCCAATCTTTTACCCCGTTTATCGCGGAGAGCCTGGCAGCTTACATGTGGAACATGATAGTtagtcccaaaaggttgattctgttcatctggatgtagagttttcattgggagaaacatttcatcactcattcaagtgacttcttcagtctgagctgactgcaggtttccctgatcttataaacagtacatttgcataacgactgaaaccagcaccactgaaggaacaatgggctgtgaggtcagtttcttgatcattaataagCAAATTGtaatgaccattgatcaacaaccactgatcaaccttctgactgagaaccttcacagacaaccactgatcaaattCCACTGATCAATGACCATGGATCAATGGCCATAAGTACAATTCACGGAGTACCATTCCTCCCACTAAAAATGCTTCATCAAGGTGAACAGAATCAGTCTTTTGGTATTTATTTACCTGGATGAATGAGCATGCGTCAAGACATGATAGTGAGTGGTGCCTTTTTCCATTACTACCTCAAGCGGTCAGGATTTACTGTATGTGTGCAAAGGATAACACACCGTGGTGCAACAGCCATTAACAGATATTgtcaaggaaggaaaaaaaggatatGTCCCGCAGGATAAACAATGTAAATGACTTTTTTTATCAATAAACCCTCCTCAGTAGCAGGCCATCACCTGTAGCTTCCTGGTTGTGTCAAAATGATAATAAggtaaaaagcaaataaaacaaaaaacctctcaACAAACCTTTTGAATGAAATTCTCCACTTTATTTTGCAGGCCCCACCACTTGAATTTGACAGTGACCAGCTTGTAGGCACACATGTGTGGGCAGTCTTTCTTGTTAGGCAGTTCCTTCTGCAAGTACATAAACACATTCTTTTTTTACGTTACCAAATGTTCCTCAGGCATAACACATCTGTATGTCTGGACCTTTGCCTCTATTCAACTAATATTTAATCAATAAAGATACACTGAGGGctataaataatgttttagaAATCCAGAGGTCATCACTTCTCCTGATTTTCTCCAACACCTTTTGACAATAATAAAAAGGCTCTAAAACTAAAAGTATTGATTAAAAAATCCACTATAATATATACTAACTGTAAATAAGGGCTGGCTTCTAAAACCATTCAACTAAATAAAACCACTCAGgaaaaactgataaaagacaGGACCCTAATGTCCTTAgaagcagctgtggctacattatATTGCTGCATATGACCAAATTTTGTTCTGCACAGATCAGGCATCACTGGCTAAACATCATAGTTACTAAGCAACAAGTATCAGTgcaaatatattttgtattttgcacatcAGTGATTAACATTAAAGTGGTTGAAAAATGTGCCTCTGCCTACTGAGATGTTTACAACAAAAAAGCTGCACCTTCCAGTCTGGTCCTAGAGGTCCTCGTCCTGTCTTCACTGACTTGAACTTGCAAGGATCTTCTTCAGGCTTGTAATCCTgaagaaaaatggcaaaagcCCCCCAACAATAAACAACATGTATAAGGTGACACGTAAGTATGAAAGCTAGATGCTGTGATGGTCTCATTGATTTTAAGGTGATGTTTTCACCTTTGGTTCCACTTGGCTTCTGTCTGCAATATCAATATAGACTACATCCACTTTCTTCCAGGTTTCGGCATCCAAACCGTGTACCtgaaacagagacagagagaacaaaACTAGATACTGTGTCTGAAGGCAATAAAATAGCTTTTTAATaacataacatttacatttatgcatGTATAGTAGCACTGTCCCAGTAAATATGAGCACCTACAAAAGGGGGATGCAATTTGGATTTCAAATAAGAATTATGAAGCAGATTTTGATTAGGAAACCactaaacaacagaaaacacaaccaCAAGGAGAGGAAAATAGACTATAAACCTCACCATcgataaattaaacattttgtaaaaaaaaacccaaccacaTTTGTGCCATCTGCATTGTTTCCACTCAAAATATGGACATTCAACTTGCTGCATGTAGCACCAAAGGTCATTATTGCcattaataattacattttcaagGTGTCCCATGTCAGGTTTGTGCCATGTCTCAATCTTGATCAAGAAGTTATCTTTCATATACTCAttctgcagagaaaacacaagTAAAATTGAGTGAAACAGGAAGAGTAAGCAAAGGATCTTAAAATATCACCTAACTCCTgttctcatacacacacacaccagcgcATACAGCTGTGTATCCAGGACTTAAGAGGACATTACATTAACTTACTGTAACCCTAATCACCTTAATCATAATTAAACATTTCTAAACTTAACCTTAACAAAAATGTCCTCATCaaagtttttaatgatttctgtAATAGGGAGCCCCCCGCCCCAATAGAAGAACACATCTCCATATTGTGTGAACAGATTTAGGTCCCCATAGCTTGAGTAATACATGAAGCACACACAAAGTAATGGTGTCTGACTACGCCTGCTGCTTCACCACTGAAATAGATCACATGTCTTTCTCAACTTTCAGGttaactcgctctctctctctcagcatcAAGGTTTGAGGTGTCTTTTGTGTCAACGCACACGATTTCCAAAGTAAACACGCATACTTACAGTGATGACTGCAGAGCCCGATGGCAGACAGCGCAggagcagacagagagaaacacaagaATAGTTGAGTTGAGGAACATTTGAAAACACTACGAAACACTACCAATACGCATTAACAGTATTGGACAATGTACAGATGTCACGAGGAATTGTTAAACACCagttgtcagtgtgtgtgtgtgtaggtacaGGTTGTGCCTTTGCctgttctgtgtgtttgtgtgacagatGGCTGTCTGGCAACTGGCAGGCTGTGTGTGATCTCAGCCTGAAAGGCTCGAGTGATTGCACGGCTCTTCTCTCTGGGCATACAGTAAATTATTCAGCTACTCTTTCAAGGTGACAAAGACCCAGAGACACACAGTTAGCAAGAGTGTGCGCCATTATTTAAATCAGTTATCTTAAACCcctattaaacaaaaaaaaaggtatatTTCTTTCACAAATAAAATCCACTGAGCGAGGCATCCCTGAGCTACAAAAACACGTGATTCTGATAAATGTCACAAATcaaatctgtattttatgtGATGAATATTACCAAAAGCACAGAGATTAAGCATTTTGTGTGCTGGTATAAAGTGTCtctgcgtgtatgtgtgtcgTACCTGTGCGACAGTATGGGTACGCGTTCCAGGCTTTCTCGTGGATATTGAGAGCTGAAGCTGGAGCCAACATTCTGACGAATGATGGCACTTTACTGCAGGGCAGAGGagtgaagagaaaacaagcctAGTtaattttaaagcatttttatttcagttatttaactTCATTATAAGTTCTCATATTGGAGGTCTTAAGCATCACAGCAAAACCTTCCTTTACCTGACCAAGTCCTTTATATTAAGCTTTAGATTTAGCTTTGCAATATAAACATGAATAGCTATAATACATATGAATGCCCACTATAAAGATCTAAAGCAACAAAAGCACTAAAACCTTGATAGGCAGAAACTACATGTGGTTGCTTCTGGTAGCTTACTTACATGCATCAGTGTGCTATCAGCATATTTAGATCTTTGTAGGTTAACAAACAGTCCAGAACCCCAACCTTACTATCAGGTTTTCCTAAAAGCTTCTtggaaagccttcagctgatccaaaacaCTGCAGTGACAGTGCTAACATGGACTGGAATGAGAGATCAAATTTCTCCTTCTAAACAAACTAAGTTCCGAATGATCATGCCAAAtgttaaagacctcatagtaaaACATTATCCCAGTAAAGCATCCCACTGTCAGAGTGCAGGCTTACTATGGTAGAATAAgaagcagagccttcagctatcAGGCTTCTCTCCTGTGAAACCAGCTCCCACTTGGGATTCACGAGAAATATTCTCTGGGGTGGGAAGTGCTAAGTGTTGCTATAATTGACTGATTATGTCTCCACTGCCCAAGTGTTTATTTGCCAGTTTGCATGCTATGCTGTGTTACTATTTTATGCACTCTCTTTCCTCTCCAATCGATCCCTAAGTCTGGTTCTGCCAGACAGCTCTTCCTTctaaaagggaatttttcctctccactgtcaccaagagTTTGCTCATAGGGTATCATCAGATTATTAGGGCTCTTGATGGTGTCCTTGTTGTTAACTGCTGCTTTATATAATGAAGCTGAAGTAAATATAATTAAGACTTTGAAGTAACGGGATAATAGACgtacaaatatatgaaatagaaaaatgaatgaatcgAATGCAAGATTCTTCTTCTGCATCGTCTGACACTGCAAACCTGTTGTACAAATACTTACCTCTGCAAATggtatattttgtgtgtgtactgTCCCTTCTCTCCATCTTTCTCATAGGGTTCATTTTTTAGCACCTCCACTCCTTCTCCTCCACCCGTCTCATTCTTACTGGCCTCAGCCACAGAGTACAGCTGGCCAACCTGgtactggaaaaaacaaaaatatataaaaatagttGGATTGATGTAAAAACATGGCTTAAAGGGACAAATAAAAAGCTACTTCCTCTCAAGTCTACCTTAAAAGAACACATGCTGAAGTTACAATGTATTATTACCCAGATGAGAGCGCTTTCGCAGTGAAACACAGGTATATTTTTTCATGTgcatttcatctttttctttggcTCTTTTCCTTGATTGCTCCATATTCCTCTCCTTCTTCCTGAATTCTCATAATCTCCCATATACTTATGCTTGCTctccacattttattttcatcctGTCTACTTTTATGTCGCACCcgactgtttttctctttcacgACTTCTCAGTCTCACGCCTCTGTCTTCATCTCACCCCCCTCTCCCTGATCCCAAGTATGCATGTGATTGTTTAAGCACAGGACAATGgctctttcattttttaatcacctCTAATCCACATATAACCTCTGCACAAAGCTGGACCAGAACGCAGACACGCTTACAACATCGCAACGATGGGACAAGTTGATTTATTATGTATTCTGACCTTTTAACAGGAGACATATAAAAGTTATTCTTTGTATTAAGACGTTGCCAGGTATGACTTCCTGCACTTCTGTGTCATTCACTAAATTCAAATGATGAAAACGCTGATTATGTGTTTACACACAATGCAAGTTTCTCTTGCGGTCAGCAAAACCTGGCAAGCAGG from Astatotilapia calliptera chromosome 10, fAstCal1.2, whole genome shotgun sequence harbors:
- the pitpnab gene encoding phosphatidylinositol transfer protein alpha isoform; the protein is MLIKEYRVILPISVEEYQVGQLYSVAEASKNETGGGEGVEVLKNEPYEKDGEKGQYTHKIYHLQSKVPSFVRMLAPASALNIHEKAWNAYPYCRTVITNEYMKDNFLIKIETWHKPDMGHLENVHGLDAETWKKVDVVYIDIADRSQVEPKDYKPEEDPCKFKSVKTGRGPLGPDWKKELPNKKDCPHMCAYKLVTVKFKWWGLQNKVENFIQKQEKRLFTNFHRQLFCWIDKWIELNMEDIRRMEEQTRRELDEMRVKDPVKGMVALED